The genomic region CAAGACGTGAGCCTCGTCGTTTAGCTCGGCACCGCCGCGCGAATCAGCGGTTCGAGTTCGCCCTTGGTGTGCATTTCCCGCACGATGTCGCAACCGCCAACGAACTCTCCATTGATGTACAACTGCGGGACGGTCGGCCAGTTCGAGTACCGTTTGACCCCGTCGCGGATCTCGGGATTGTCCAGCACGTTCACGCTGGCATACTCGACCCGATACGAATCCAACACCTGAATGGTGGCCGCTGAAAATCCGCACATGGGAAAATCAGGGGTACCCTTCATGTAGAGAATGATTTTGTGGTTCTTCACTTGCTCGTCGATGAGCGCCAAGGCATCGTTCGCCATGTGTGGCTCCTCCTTCTCGTTAATTAGCGGGCTCGTTGGGTTTGAATGTTCACCAAGCCAGAGGCTTGCTGCTGTTCTTGCTGTATTTCTTCGGGCGTCAACGTGGTCAGCGCCAAGGCGTGAATCCGCTGCACCATCGCTTCTTGTAACGCACCGTACACCGCTCGATGGCGGTTCACCTTGGACTTCCCGGTAAAGGCAGCGGACACCACCACGGCTTCGTAATGATCGCCGCCTCCGGTCATATCGCGCACCTGCACTTGGGCATCGGGAATAGCATTCAGGATCAGCGAACGGATTTCCTCGGCAGTAATCGGCTCAACACCAGCCGGCATCGGTAGTCTCCCTTATCGTTTCTTGCAGAGAGTTCGTTCTTGGACCTTAACAGTCCGCGTTATGATAGCGAGGAAGTTTTGGAGCTGCAACCGTCTTTTCGGGACGCAGGGCGAGGAAGAGACGAGTACGAGCAGCAAAGACGCAGGGTAGGAAACCCCACCCCGCTGTAACGGAAAGTCGAGCGCGAAAGGCGTTGGGTCGAATTTACTTCTTCTTCATCTCGGCCCCGCAGCATTTAATAGCGCCAGTGCCGCCTTTGGTGACGATCACTTGCCCGCCACAAGTGCCACAGAGATACATTTTTCCGAGTTGATTAGCCATGGAATTTTCCTCCTATCTAAAATCTATACTCCACGAAAATGCGGCGTTCTCTTTTGCAAAAACGCCTGGACTCCCTCGGCTCGGTCCTGAGTCGTTTGGAGCAACGCATAGAGGTCTTCTTCCAAACGCATGCCCTGGTCGAGCGTGAGATCCAAGGCCTTGAGTACGGCTTCTTTGCCAAGACGCAAGGCGATGGGGCCTTTCCCTAGCAGACCGACAAGCACTTCGTCAACACGGGTCGCCCAGGCACCCGGCGCAATCACCTCGTTGACCAGTCCAATGCTATGCGCCTCACGGGCGTCGATCGTGGCACCAAGAAGCACCAGTTCCAGCGCTTTTGCCGTGCCGACAATGCGCGGTAAGCGCTGAGTCCCGCCGCAAAACGGCATGAGTCCT from Deltaproteobacteria bacterium harbors:
- a CDS encoding BolA family transcriptional regulator produces the protein MPAGVEPITAEEIRSLILNAIPDAQVQVRDMTGGGDHYEAVVVSAAFTGKSKVNRHRAVYGALQEAMVQRIHALALTTLTPEEIQQEQQQASGLVNIQTQRAR
- the grxD gene encoding Grx4 family monothiol glutaredoxin; the encoded protein is MANDALALIDEQVKNHKIILYMKGTPDFPMCGFSAATIQVLDSYRVEYASVNVLDNPEIRDGVKRYSNWPTVPQLYINGEFVGGCDIVREMHTKGELEPLIRAAVPS